In a single window of the Elaeis guineensis isolate ETL-2024a chromosome 4, EG11, whole genome shotgun sequence genome:
- the LOC140857543 gene encoding LOW QUALITY PROTEIN: beta-galactosidase 1-like (The sequence of the model RefSeq protein was modified relative to this genomic sequence to represent the inferred CDS: inserted 2 bases in 2 codons) → MECSKRSWLSALVLVSLCCLANTTDVSHDGRAIKINGERRIIISGAIHYPRSTPEMWPDLLRKAKEGGLDTIETYIFWNGHEPRRREYYFEGNYDVIRFFKEIQNAGLYAILRIGPYVCAEWDYGGVPAWLRKIPGMEFRTNNQQWKDEMANFTTLIVDMIKKERLFAPQGGPIILAQIENEYGNIMGPFGDAGKEYIEWCAKFAESLNVGLPWIMCQQSDAPQPMINTCNGYYCDNFTPNNPNSPKFWTENWLGWFKAWGKPDPHRPAEDLAFAVARFYQSRGTLQNYYMYHGGTNFGRTPGGPYITTSYDYDAPLDEYGNIKQPKWGHLKELHAALKLMEKSLTYGEVNNTDFGNGAAATKFSYNATVSGCFLSNANQSSDATLEYQGTKYFLPAWSVSILPDCKQEVYNTARVTTQTSIMVKKPNKAXDEASDLKWSWRPETLGSSVRGLGGNFTENKLLEQITTAVDESDYLWYMTSVDITHKQEMTLRVNTTGHVLHAFVNGQLVGSQYGPNGNLAFVFERTAKFKAGKNHISLLSVTVGLKNYGARYELDPAGIVGGPVQLIGGNITIDLSTNAWSYKIGLDGEKTKVYLDNPDRKWFSGMIPTQRPFTWYKTTFETPLGLDPVVLDLLGMGKGAAWVNGNSIGRFWPNYTASADGCNGCDYRGSYKAEKCQTGCGEPSQRWYHVPRSFLKPGEPNTLXLFEEAGGDPAQVDFQTVTVGTACSTAEPGKTLNLSCQGGRTISNIDFASLGDPKGTCGSYQKGGCESDEVYSLISEECVGKESCSIQIGENLLGKCNCSNTSSKSLVVQATC, encoded by the exons atgGAGTGCTCCAAGAGAAGCTGGTTGTCAGCTCTAGTGCTGGTTTCTCTTTGCTGCCTTGCAAACACCACGGACGTCTCCCATGATGGACGAGCAATAAAGATCAATGGCGAACGCCGGATCATCATCTCTGGTGCAATTCACTATCCACGCAGCACGCCTGAG ATGTGGCCTGACTTGCTTCGAAAAGCAAAAGAAGGTGGCCTTGATACTATTGAGACTTATATTTTTTGGAATGGCCATGAGCCTCGGCGCCGCGAG TATTATTTTGAAGGCAATTATGATGTGATTAGATTCTTTAAGGAAATTCAAAATGCTGGATTATATGCAATATTACGGATCGGCCCTTATGTTTGTGCTGAATGGGACTATgg AGGAGTTCCTGCTTGGTTACGCAAAATCCCAGGGATGGAATTTAGGACCAACAACCAGCAATGGAAG GATGAAATGGCAAATTTCACTACTTTAATAGTAGATATGATCAAAAAAGAAAGGTTATTCGCACCACAAGGAGGACCCATCATCCTAGCTCAG ATTGAGAATGAGTATGGAAACATTATGGGACCTTTTGGTGATGCTGGAAAAGAATACATTGAATGGTGCGCAAAGTTTGCGGAATCTCTCAATGTTGGTTTACCATGGATCATGTGTCAGCAATCAGATGCTCCCCAACCAATG ATCAACACTTGCAATGGTTACTATTGCGATAATTTTACACCCAATAACCCAAACAGTCCAAAATTCTGGACAGAAAATTGGCTTGGCTG GTTCAAAGCTTGGGGCAAGCCAGACCCCCATAGGCCTGCTGAAGACTTAGCTTTTGCGGTGGCTCGTTTCTACCAATCCAGAGGAACGCTTCAGAACTATTACATG TATCATGGAGGAACCAACTTCGGTCGCACACCAGGGGGTCCATATATCACAACCAGCTATGATTATGATGCTCCACTTGATGAATATG GAAATATCAAGCAACCCAAATGGGGGCATTTGAAAGAGCTCCATGCTGCCCTAAAATTGATGGAGAAGTCTCTCACTTATGGAGAAGTGAATAACACAGACTTCGGCAATGGTGCAGCG GCAACTAAATTCTCATACAATGCGACTGTATCTGGCTGCTTCTTAAGTAACGCAAACCAATCTTCCGATGCTACTTTGGAATATCAAGGAACCAAATATTTCTTACCTGCTTGGTCTGTCAGTATTCTACCAGATTGTAAGCAAGAAGTGTACAACACTGCCAGG GTTACAACCCAGACTTCTATCATGGTAAAGAAGCCCAACAAGG ATGACGAGGCTTCTGATCTAAAGTGGTCATGGAGGCCGGAGACCTTGGGATCCTCCGTCAGAGGTCTCGGGGGTAACTTCACAGAGAATAAGCTCTTAGAACAGATCACCACCGCTGTCGATGAGAGTGACTACTTGTGGTACATGACAAG TGTGGATATTACTCACAAGCAAGAAATGACACTTCGTGTAAACACAACCGGCCATGTCCTCCATGCTTTTGTAAATGGGCAGCTTGTAG GATCGCAGTATGGTCCAAATGGAAATTTGGCATTTGTATTCGAGCGGACAGCAAAGTTTAAAGCTGGAAAGAATCATATTTCTCTGCTTAGCGTAACTGTTGGACTAAAG AATTATGGTGCACGTTATGAGCTAGATCCAGCTGGAATTGTTGGTGGACCTGTTCAATTGATTGGTGGAAACATCACAATAGATCTATCAACTAATGCATGGTCTTACAAA ATTGGCCTGGATGGTGAGAAAACTAAAGTCTACCTTGACAACCCCGACCGTAAATGGTTTTCCGGCATGATACCTACTCAGAGACCCTTCACTTGGTACAAG ACCACGTTCGAAACTCCCCTCGGCTTGGATCCTGTGGTTCTCGACTTACTCGGCATGGGAAAAGGAGCAGCTTGGGTTAATGGCAATAGCATTGGTCGTTTCTGGCCAAATTACACTGCTTCGGCTGATGGCTGCAATGGATGTGATTATAGAGGATCATACAAAGCAGAAAAGTGTCAAACTGGTTGTGGAGAGCCATCTCAAAGATG GTATCATGTTCCACGTTCATTCCTGAAGCCTGGAGAGCCAAACACAT TCTTATTTGAGGAAGCTGGTGGTGATCCGGCACAAGTAGATTTCCAAACTGTGACTGTTGGCACCGCATGTTCAACTGCAGAACCAGGGAAGACATTAAACTTGTCATGCCAAGGTGGTCGCACAATCTCAAACATCGACTTTGCTAGCCTTGGTGATCCCAAAGGCACTTGTGGAAGCTACCAGAAAGGTGGTTGCGAGTCTGATGAGGTGTATTCTCTGATTTCAGAG GAATGTGTTGGGAAAGAATCTTGTTCCATCCAGATTGGAGAGAATTTGCTGGGCAAATGCAATTGCAGTAACACCAGCTCCAAGAGTTTAGTAGTTCAAGCAACTTGTTGA